CCCCAAGGCGCGCTCGGTTTGCGTAACCCTTTCACTGCATCGTGACCAGATGATCCGGCGCATGCGCGAGATACCGGAATTGGCTGGTACGGCGCTGGCCCGTATTGCTGACGATGACGGCTTCTTTTTCGAACGGCTAGGCCAGCGGCCGGAAGCATTGAGGGCCGTACGTGATCTCCTCGACAATCCCTATGGCGGCAGCTTGCGTGCTCACTATATCCGCGCCAAGAGCGAGGGGCTGCTGTGCGCCGCCTTTGACGCGATGCTCGAGCGAAACGTCGAACAACGTGGCCCCCTCATGCGCGAGGCCGACTGGCGGCGCGTTGAAACGGCCAAGATGCACATTGATCACGACATTCTCGCCGTTCCGTCCGTCGAACGCCTGGCGCTGATGGTCGGGCTCAATCGTAACAAATTGTCATATGGTTTCAGGCACCGCTTCAATGTGACGATATCGCGCTACGTCGCAGGCGAGCGTCTGGAACTGGCCTGGCGCCTGCTGGAAGCTGGTCAGTTAAGCGTGTCACAGATCGCCGACCAGGTGGGTTACGCGCATGTCTCGAGCTTTTCGGCCGCATTCAAGGCACATTTTGGCCTTTCGCCCGGCAAGATAGCCGCTTGTATGCGCGAAAGTCTGCAATAGTGCGGCGCGCCTAACTCTTGGTGACGACCGCCTAAGCACAGCCTTTTGTTGGCAGCTAGTCTCTCCCGAACAATTATCCTTTGTGGGAGGTGGATTTGTCGACACTTGAATTCGTGCTTGTGCATGGCTCATGGCATACGGGCGAGTGCTGGGATGAGGTTAAGGCGAGTTTGGAGGCGAAGGGTCATCGGGCGTTTGCCCCGACCCTGCCTGGCCGCGGTCCGGGCCAGAGCACTGATGTGACGATGCGCGATTATGCCGATGCGGTGGCACAATTTGTTGTTGCCGAGGATTTGGCGGGCATCGTGCTGGTTGGACATAGCGCGGGCGGCACCGTTGTCTGTAAAGCGGCAGAACAGCTTGGCGACCGCATCAGTCGGCTCGTGCTGGTCTCGCCACTCCTGGTGGACAGCGGCAGCGCGCTAACGGATGCCGTGCCGCCCGAGTATGCCGGGCTGTTTGCTCATATGGCATCGGAATCGTCCGACAACACCATAATGGCGCCTTGGGAGGTATGGCGTGACTCCTTTATTGGCGATGCCGAAGAGACATTGGCCCGCAAAGCCTATGAACGACTCTGTGCCGAACCGTTCGGCCCGGTGTCGGAACCGGTCGACCTTGAAGCATTCGCGGCGATGCCGATCGCCAAATCCTATATCAACTGCACGGAGGACGTCGTCTTTCCGATTGGCGAATATGGGCTTTTCCCGCGCATGTACCAGAAGGTCGCGCCGTGCCGGCTGGTGAACGCTCAAGGCAGCCATGAGATGATGTATTCCAACCCGCATGCACTCGCGGAAGCCCTTGTGAAAGCCGGGCGGCCATGAGGATGTCCTGGACGATGGCATGCTGAAGCTGGCTTCGCGCTCATGCCGGGATGCGTGGCATTCAATATCATCGATGCCGGCCGAAAGTTGACCGAAATTGCACGAATGTGATTATGCGCTTAGCAACGCGGGCGAGTTGGCGGGGCTTATTCGCCAAGGCGCGGTTTCCCCCGAGCAGGTTCTGGAAGCTGCGATTGCCCGTATTACCCGCCTGAATCCGAGCCTCAACGCGGTCGTCGAGACCATGTTCGAGCAGGCGCGCGGCGCGCTGGCGGAAACAGCCAATGGAGGCGATGCGGAAAGGCCCTTGTTTGGCGTTCCGGCGCTGGTCAAGGATTTGCACACGCTGGTTGCCGGCAGCACCTTGACGCACGGAAGCGCGTATTTCGAAGGCCATGTCAGCACTGGGGACAGCGACATCGTGCGCCGGATGCGGAGTGCCGGTTTGTCGGTCATCGGTCGCACCAACACGCCGGAATTCGGCCTCAACACAACCACGGAAGGCCGTTTTCACGGGCCGGCGGTCAACCCCTGGAAGCGCGACCGTTCGCCAGGCGGCTCAAGCGGCGGCAGCGCAGTCGCGGTTGCCTCGGGGATGGTGCCCGTTGCGCATGCCACCGACAGCGGCGGGTCAATCCGTATTCCGGCCGCCTGTTGCGGTCTGGTCGGCCTCAAACCCAGCAGAGGCAGGATCTTTGCCGGGCTCGATCCCGGCGAAGGCTGGCACGACATGTTCAACGCCTTTGCCGTCACCAGAAGCATCGGCGATACGGCGCTTTTGCTCGATTGCCTGGCCAACACCGAGAAGCCGGCCCCGTACATTGCGGCAGGCTTTTCCGGTTCGTTCAGGACATTGGCCGATGTGTCGGTCCCGGCGTTCTCCATCGGTGTGCTCACGACACCGACATCCGGTGCTCGAGTCGACAGCCGCTGCACAGCAGCCGTTGAACGGGTCGCCTCGGCATGCCGCTTACTGGGCCACGCCATCCAGCCGATTAAGCTGGACTATGATGTTGCCGCTTTTGCCGACGCTTTCACCAAGATCATTTCAGCAAGCGTGGCGGCAACAGTGCATGCCCACACGAAAGCACACGGGCGTCAGCCGAATCGCGATGATTTCGAGCCTGCCGTATGGCAGGCTCTGGAACTCGGCAACGCGATCAGCGGCGCCGAACTCAATCTGGCTACAGCAAGCTTGCATCTGATCGCAGGCGATATTCTGCGCGAGATGGCCGGACTTGATCTCATTTTGTCGCCGACCATTGCCCGACCACCGATACAGACCGGATCGCTGGATACGAACACTGATGATCTTTCCGCCTTTCTGGCCAGGGTTTTTGCGTTTGCGCCGTTTACGTCGATCTACAACGCAACGGGTCAGCCTGCGATCAGCCTACCGGTCGATGCCGATGGCGACGGATTGCCGGTTGGCGTCCAGTTCGCGGCCGAGCCAGGTCGGGAAGACCAATTGCTGCAGATCGGTTGGCAAATGGAACACCGCTTCCCCTGGCGCGATCGCCAGCTTGCCCTGATCCGTTCGCTCTAGGACCAATCGACATTCGGTCTTCATTTTTCCTGGGCTTCAATCATATCGCCGCAACAATTCCATCGATGCTTTGAATGTCGATTGAGCCTAGTCCGGTGCGCTTGTCTGCAGCGCCAGCGCGTGCAGTGCTTCGCCCATATTGCCTTTCAGCGCCTGGTAGACCATCTGGTGCTGCTGCACCCTGGTTTTGCCCCGAAAGCTTTCCGAGACGACCTCGGCGGCGTAGTGATCACCGTCTCCGGCCAGATCGCGGATTGTCACCTGCGCATCAGGGATAGCGGCCTTGATCATTTCTTCGATGTCACCGGCATTCATCGGCATGGCACTCTCCCCGTATTGAATTTTGTCGATGCGCGCACTCAGCCTTCGCCGGCCTGCGCGGCTGTTCCATCCATATAGTCTGGGAACCATGATTCATAGGCGGTGCGCAACTCCTCTACAGATATGGAGAGGATGCCGTCTATCGTCAATCTGCCGCCGCCTACCGTGCCGAGCCGCCGGAACGGCACGCCAGCGCCCTCGGCGTTCATACAGACGAAGTTCGCAAGATCCGGGGCAAGGGCGACAATGTAACGCGCCTGATCCTCGCCAAAAAGAAGGGCATGTGCCGGATCCTGCGGCTGTTCAAGATCGATCTTCATGCCCTTGTTCGACGCTATGGCCATTTCTGCAAGGCTGAGAGCAAGGCCGCCATCGGAGATGTCATGGCAGGCGGTCACCTGGCCGTTGCGGATGGCGGAACGCACAAAATCGCCATTGCGTTTTTCGGTGTAGAGATCGACGGGCGGCGGTGGGCCGTCCGACTGTCCGAGACAATCGCGCATATAGGCCGATTGGCCAAGATGCGTGCCGTCGCAGCCGAGCAGGACGAGGATATCGCCCTCGTTTGCGCCGCCTATGGTCGCCATTTGTGTCCAGTCGGGAAGCAGCCCGACCCCGGCGATAGTAGGCGTTGGCAATATGGCTTCGCCATTCGTCTCGTTATAGAGGGAGACATTGCCGGACACGATCGGGAAACTGAGGGCCGCGCATGCCTCGCCGATGCCTTCGATCGCCTTGACGAGCTGCCCCATTATTTCAGGACGCTCGGGATTGCCGAAATTGAGATTGTCCGTTGCAGCAAGCGGCTCGGCGCCTGTTGCCGTCAGATTGCGCCAGCATTCGGCGACGGCCTGCTTGCCGCCTTCAAGCGGATCGGCCTCGCAATAGCGGGGCGTGACATCGGATGAAAAGGCCAGCGCCTTGGTCGGGTGCGTATCGACCCTGACCACACCGGCATCACCGCCCGGAAGTTGCAGGCTGTTGCCCTGGATCAGGGTATCATATTGTTCATAGACCCAGCGGCGAGAGGAATTGTTGGCCGAGCCGATCAGCGACAACAGCGCCTTTCCGTAGTCCTCCGGTTCTTCGACGCTGTCTGCCGGCAGCGGTGAATAAAGCCCAGTCTCGCGCCAGGGCCGGTCATATTCCGGAGCCTCGTCGCCCAGTTCGCGGATCGGCAGATCGGCGACCTCGTCGCCCTGATGGACGACGCGAAAGCGCAAATCGTCCGTGGTGGTGCCGACAATGGCAAAATCGAGGCCCCACTTTTTGAAGATGGCTTCGGCCTCGGCTTCCTTTTCGGGGCGCAGGACCATGAGCATGCGCTCCTGGCTTTCCGAAAGCATCATCTCGTAGGCGCTCATGTTTTCTTCGCGCACTGGCACCTTGTCGAGATCAAGCTCAATGCCAAGGCCGCCCTTGGCGCCCATCTCCACTGCTGAGCATGTCAGCCCTGCCGCGCCCATGTCCTGAATGGCGATCACGGCACCGGAAGCCATGAGTTCGAGGCAGGCTTCAAGCAGGCATTTTTCGGTAAACGGGTCTCCGACCTGAACGGTCGGGCGCTTTTCCTCGATGGACTCATCGAATTCGGCGGACGCCATGGTCGCCCCACCAACGCCGTCGCGGCCGGTCTTTGCACCGAGATAGACGACCGGCAGGCCGATGCCTTCCGCTTTCGAATAAAAGATCGCATCTGTGCGGGCGAGCCCGGCGGCAAAGGCATTGACGAGGCAGTTGCCGTTGTATCGGGCATCGAATTCAACCTCGCCGCCTACCGTCGGAACGCCGAAGGAATTTCCGTATCCGCCGACACCGGCAACGACACCGGCCACAAGGTGATGCGTTTTGGGATGCTCCGGTTCACCAAAGCGCAGGGCGTTCATCGCCGCGATGGGGCGGGCGCCCATGGTGAACACATCGCGCAAAATGCCGCCAACGCCGGTCGCCGCGCCCTGGTAAGGCTCGATATAGGACGGGTGATTGTGGCTCTCCATCTTGAAGACGACACAGTCGCCATCACCGATATCGACAACACCGGCGTTTTCTCCCGGCCCCTGGATGACATGCGGGCCGTCGGTCGGCAGTGTGCGAAGCCACTTCTTTGAGGATTTGTAGGAGCAGTGCTCGTTCCACATCGCCGAGAAGATGCCGAGTTCGGTAAAGCTCGGCTCGCGCCCGATCAGTTCAAGAATGCGATCATATTCGTCGGGTTTGAGGCCGTGCGCTTCGATAAGCTCTTGTGTGATCTTGATGTCGTTCGGAATATTCATTGCGGCAATATCGTTGCGTTTCCAAAGGTGATTGTCAGCAGGATGATCCACCACCGGCCCAGCGCCGTGTGTCGGCGGCGATGCGATTGCCGGCCGACTGGGACATGAGCGGGCCATAGGCGCTGACCGTTGCCGGTGTGCCCTGTGCCTCTATCACGGCAAGCGGACGGTCCTGCGGTCTGCCGCCGGGCACAATCAGGATGCGCGGACGGCCGGAGAAAGAGTTGAGTTCGGGGGCAAGCCGATAGGCCCTGAATGCACGGTCCGCACCCTTGAACCAGCATTTGTTGGCCGCAAGCGCTATGCGTTCCATTGTCGGCAGCGCCGCATCCTGTGAACTCACCGAGATATTGCCGGGACCTGATCCCGATGTCTGGCAGGCGGCGAGCGCGGCAGTCAGAACCGGCAACGCGATCAGAAGGCGGCGCGGCGTCAATGTCATGCGGCCATTCCAAGCGCGGAGGCAAACAGGGCGTGGCCGTCCGTTCCGCCATGTGCCGTTTCGATGAGGTTTTCCGGATGCGGCATCATGCCCATCACGTTGCCCTGTGCATTGATGATGCCGGCAATGTCGTTGGTGGAGCCGTTGGGATTGGTGTCTTCAGCGTAGCGGAAGACAACACGGCCCTCGTCTTCAAGTCTATTGAGGTCGTCCGGCGCGGCAAAGTAGTTGCCATCGTGATGGGCAACCGGGCACCGGATGATTTCGCCCGTTTCATACTGCCGCGTAAAAGCCGTCTCTGAATTGATGACTTCGAGCTTGACTTCGCGGCAGACGAATTTGAGCGAGGCGTTGCGCATCAGCGCTCCGGGAAGAAGGCCTGCTTCAAGGAGAATCTGAAAACCGTTGCACACGCCGAGGACACGCACGCCCTTGGCGGCTTTCTCTCGCACCGCCTCCATCACCGGCATGCGCGCGGCGATCGCACCGCAACGCAGATAGTCGCCATAGGAGAAGCCTCCGGGAATGACGATTAGGTCAACATCGGGGATTTCCGTCTCGGTCTGCCACACGGTATGGGGCGCTTCGCCGGAAATCTTCGTCAATGCGGCAATCATGTCCCGGTCGCGATTGAGGCCGGGAAGAAGAAGGACTGCTGATTTCATGTTTCCAGAATGGTTTTGGAGGTCTGTGTGGCCGCCTTTTAGCGCATATGCGCGGCAATTGCGATAGCTGTTGCCTTGCTATCCAGTGCGGAGTATCGTCAAGATAGTTTATGTTTAAAATATTTGCCGCTCAAGCGATGGTCCGCGCGTGGGGCAGGGTGTGCTTCACCGGACAGGGA
This portion of the Hoeflea prorocentri genome encodes:
- a CDS encoding helix-turn-helix domain-containing protein, translating into MKLELPELPALSLTGNGRQLRETVFADSLPESLGDGDIRLNLSGVEGDGQVEFVELDPWCNLIVSRCYWKQPGALRYRGEGWIRFNFCLAADATFVFDQHGAYELKGSELRVFHQPNGIDCGHIIRPKARSVCVTLSLHRDQMIRRMREIPELAGTALARIADDDGFFFERLGQRPEALRAVRDLLDNPYGGSLRAHYIRAKSEGLLCAAFDAMLERNVEQRGPLMREADWRRVETAKMHIDHDILAVPSVERLALMVGLNRNKLSYGFRHRFNVTISRYVAGERLELAWRLLEAGQLSVSQIADQVGYAHVSSFSAAFKAHFGLSPGKIAACMRESLQ
- a CDS encoding alpha/beta hydrolase, whose protein sequence is MSTLEFVLVHGSWHTGECWDEVKASLEAKGHRAFAPTLPGRGPGQSTDVTMRDYADAVAQFVVAEDLAGIVLVGHSAGGTVVCKAAEQLGDRISRLVLVSPLLVDSGSALTDAVPPEYAGLFAHMASESSDNTIMAPWEVWRDSFIGDAEETLARKAYERLCAEPFGPVSEPVDLEAFAAMPIAKSYINCTEDVVFPIGEYGLFPRMYQKVAPCRLVNAQGSHEMMYSNPHALAEALVKAGRP
- a CDS encoding amidase produces the protein MAGLIRQGAVSPEQVLEAAIARITRLNPSLNAVVETMFEQARGALAETANGGDAERPLFGVPALVKDLHTLVAGSTLTHGSAYFEGHVSTGDSDIVRRMRSAGLSVIGRTNTPEFGLNTTTEGRFHGPAVNPWKRDRSPGGSSGGSAVAVASGMVPVAHATDSGGSIRIPAACCGLVGLKPSRGRIFAGLDPGEGWHDMFNAFAVTRSIGDTALLLDCLANTEKPAPYIAAGFSGSFRTLADVSVPAFSIGVLTTPTSGARVDSRCTAAVERVASACRLLGHAIQPIKLDYDVAAFADAFTKIISASVAATVHAHTKAHGRQPNRDDFEPAVWQALELGNAISGAELNLATASLHLIAGDILREMAGLDLILSPTIARPPIQTGSLDTNTDDLSAFLARVFAFAPFTSIYNATGQPAISLPVDADGDGLPVGVQFAAEPGREDQLLQIGWQMEHRFPWRDRQLALIRSL
- a CDS encoding BolA family transcriptional regulator, with product MPMNAGDIEEMIKAAIPDAQVTIRDLAGDGDHYAAEVVSESFRGKTRVQQHQMVYQALKGNMGEALHALALQTSAPD
- the purL gene encoding phosphoribosylformylglycinamidine synthase subunit PurL, giving the protein MNIPNDIKITQELIEAHGLKPDEYDRILELIGREPSFTELGIFSAMWNEHCSYKSSKKWLRTLPTDGPHVIQGPGENAGVVDIGDGDCVVFKMESHNHPSYIEPYQGAATGVGGILRDVFTMGARPIAAMNALRFGEPEHPKTHHLVAGVVAGVGGYGNSFGVPTVGGEVEFDARYNGNCLVNAFAAGLARTDAIFYSKAEGIGLPVVYLGAKTGRDGVGGATMASAEFDESIEEKRPTVQVGDPFTEKCLLEACLELMASGAVIAIQDMGAAGLTCSAVEMGAKGGLGIELDLDKVPVREENMSAYEMMLSESQERMLMVLRPEKEAEAEAIFKKWGLDFAIVGTTTDDLRFRVVHQGDEVADLPIRELGDEAPEYDRPWRETGLYSPLPADSVEEPEDYGKALLSLIGSANNSSRRWVYEQYDTLIQGNSLQLPGGDAGVVRVDTHPTKALAFSSDVTPRYCEADPLEGGKQAVAECWRNLTATGAEPLAATDNLNFGNPERPEIMGQLVKAIEGIGEACAALSFPIVSGNVSLYNETNGEAILPTPTIAGVGLLPDWTQMATIGGANEGDILVLLGCDGTHLGQSAYMRDCLGQSDGPPPPVDLYTEKRNGDFVRSAIRNGQVTACHDISDGGLALSLAEMAIASNKGMKIDLEQPQDPAHALLFGEDQARYIVALAPDLANFVCMNAEGAGVPFRRLGTVGGGRLTIDGILSISVEELRTAYESWFPDYMDGTAAQAGEG
- the purQ gene encoding phosphoribosylformylglycinamidine synthase subunit PurQ; the protein is MKSAVLLLPGLNRDRDMIAALTKISGEAPHTVWQTETEIPDVDLIVIPGGFSYGDYLRCGAIAARMPVMEAVREKAAKGVRVLGVCNGFQILLEAGLLPGALMRNASLKFVCREVKLEVINSETAFTRQYETGEIIRCPVAHHDGNYFAAPDDLNRLEDEGRVVFRYAEDTNPNGSTNDIAGIINAQGNVMGMMPHPENLIETAHGGTDGHALFASALGMAA